The Neobacillus sp. OS1-2 genome includes a window with the following:
- a CDS encoding ROK family glucokinase: protein MAEQWIAGVDLGGTTTKIAFITLDGEITHKWEIPTDNSNEGQNITRNIANALSEKLAELAETNDKLAGIGMGAPGPMDYERGVILNAVNLGWKDNFPLQESLEAATSLPAAIENDANCAALGEMWKGAGNGAKDLVCVTLGTGVGGGVIANGTIVQGINGAAGEIGHITAVPSGGAPCNCGRKGCLETVASATGIVRLAMEELSNHETSGELSTLLEVHGKITAKDVFDTARKGDPLARKVLDEVSFHLGFVLGGIANTLNPEKIVLGGGVSKAGAILLDGVNENFAKFTFSAVMDSTQLALATLGNDAGVLGAAWLIKNKLNK, encoded by the coding sequence ATGGCGGAACAATGGATAGCTGGTGTTGATCTTGGCGGCACAACTACTAAAATAGCTTTTATTACGTTAGATGGGGAAATTACACACAAATGGGAAATTCCTACAGATAATTCTAATGAGGGTCAAAATATTACTCGAAATATTGCGAATGCACTTTCTGAAAAACTAGCTGAGCTTGCAGAGACAAATGACAAGCTGGCTGGAATTGGTATGGGTGCACCTGGGCCGATGGATTATGAAAGAGGAGTTATTTTGAATGCGGTGAATTTAGGTTGGAAGGATAACTTTCCGTTACAGGAGAGTCTCGAAGCAGCCACCTCCCTCCCGGCAGCGATTGAGAATGATGCAAACTGTGCAGCATTGGGTGAGATGTGGAAGGGTGCTGGGAATGGTGCAAAGGATCTTGTCTGTGTCACATTAGGGACTGGTGTTGGCGGTGGAGTAATTGCGAATGGTACTATTGTTCAAGGAATAAACGGCGCAGCAGGAGAAATAGGACATATAACAGCGGTTCCCTCCGGTGGGGCTCCATGTAATTGCGGCAGGAAAGGCTGCCTCGAAACGGTTGCCTCTGCTACAGGAATTGTTCGATTAGCAATGGAAGAATTAAGTAACCATGAAACATCGGGTGAATTAAGCACACTGCTTGAAGTACATGGGAAAATCACCGCAAAGGACGTTTTTGACACTGCTAGAAAGGGCGACCCATTAGCCAGAAAAGTATTGGATGAGGTTTCCTTCCATTTAGGTTTTGTTTTAGGCGGTATTGCTAATACGCTAAATCCGGAAAAAATCGTTTTGGGCGGTGGTGTTTCTAAAGCAGGGGCTATTTTACTGGACGGTGTAAATGAAAACTTTGCTAAATTTACTTTTTCAGCAGTTATGGATTCCACGCAGTTAGCACTTGCTACGTTAGGGAATGATGCGGGTGTACTTGGTGCAGCCTGGCTTATCAAAAATAAATTAAATAAATAG
- a CDS encoding YqgQ family protein: MKTIYEIQQFLKQFGTIIYVGDRVGDLELMESELKELYQAQLIETREFQTALLILRHEIQIQKEKSKQR, from the coding sequence ATGAAAACAATTTATGAAATTCAACAATTTTTAAAGCAATTTGGGACGATTATTTATGTGGGTGATCGTGTCGGGGACCTGGAATTGATGGAGTCAGAATTAAAGGAATTGTACCAGGCGCAGTTAATCGAAACAAGAGAATTTCAAACAGCACTTTTAATTTTACGGCACGAAATCCAAATACAAAAAGAAAAAAGTAAACAAAGATAG
- a CDS encoding M14 family metallocarboxypeptidase, whose amino-acid sequence MDQSLNIGTYAYDYKKLVKIINEFKRKYPFIAVNTIGNSVLGNPIHEIKIGKGSKKIHMNGSFHANEWITTMVLISLVNHYLLALTNGTLMRGSKVLNLYQEVELSVVPMVNPDGVDLVLNGPPDHLREEVMRMNEGSDDFIHWKANINGIDLNNQFPANWDICRQNKQPKSPAPRDFPGHAPLTEPEAVAMADLVKKNSYDCVLAFHTQGEEFYWGYEGYEPSESEKLAKEFERVSGYQAIRYVNSHAGFKDWFIQEFKRPGFTLELGKGINPLPLSQFLKILKSAEGIFLAALNFDL is encoded by the coding sequence ATGGATCAATCGCTTAATATTGGAACATATGCTTATGACTATAAAAAGCTTGTTAAAATAATCAATGAATTCAAAAGGAAATATCCTTTTATTGCAGTAAATACCATTGGGAATAGTGTTCTGGGTAATCCGATTCATGAGATTAAGATTGGAAAAGGATCAAAAAAGATACATATGAATGGATCTTTTCATGCAAATGAATGGATTACTACCATGGTATTGATCAGTTTGGTAAATCATTACTTGCTGGCTTTAACGAATGGAACGTTAATGAGAGGTAGCAAGGTTCTCAATCTTTACCAAGAGGTTGAGCTATCCGTTGTTCCGATGGTTAATCCTGATGGAGTAGATCTGGTCCTGAATGGGCCACCAGATCACCTTAGGGAAGAGGTCATGAGGATGAATGAGGGGAGCGATGATTTCATTCATTGGAAGGCCAATATTAATGGAATCGACTTAAATAACCAGTTTCCGGCCAACTGGGACATTTGCAGGCAAAACAAACAACCAAAATCTCCAGCACCGAGGGACTTTCCGGGCCATGCACCATTAACAGAACCTGAGGCAGTTGCCATGGCGGATTTGGTAAAAAAGAATTCATATGATTGTGTTTTAGCCTTTCATACCCAAGGAGAAGAATTTTATTGGGGGTATGAAGGTTATGAACCCTCTGAGTCTGAGAAACTCGCAAAGGAATTTGAGAGAGTAAGTGGGTACCAAGCCATTAGGTATGTTAACAGCCATGCCGGATTCAAAGATTGGTTTATTCAAGAGTTTAAGCGTCCGGGTTTTACACTTGAATTGGGTAAGGGGATCAATCCACTTCCACTATCTCAATTTTTGAAGATCCTTAAAAGTGCCGAAGGAATTTTCTTAGCTGCCCTTAATTTTGACTTGTAA